From Jeotgalibaca dankookensis, one genomic window encodes:
- a CDS encoding magnesium transporter CorA family protein, translated as MTYFRLKGNPVKTDNYVHWLHYEKPTSEEKLFLTEEMGVPLDFIEDALDRYEVPRLEVTQNKFGEPIRLMLVSYPQIMNDYHSYVEYETRPLAIILLSNRIFTISPSHVHFIEKLQMNHSEGSISSSHILLDLLWELTQSYVQMIMDIDKTITDMEQNIINTTRNEAFYKLIAIHKNLVYFDTGITENHEIIKNLVEEEIFSNDRVERELLHDIKVASRQASVMVRESTDMIDHLSEVFSSVISNNLNNIMKFLTSLTVVLTIPTIIGSFWGMNVGLPLDNSPFSFFLLLGISILISIVTIFWLKKKDYL; from the coding sequence ATGACCTATTTTCGATTAAAAGGAAATCCGGTAAAGACAGACAATTACGTGCATTGGCTTCACTATGAAAAGCCTACCTCCGAAGAAAAACTGTTTTTGACGGAGGAGATGGGGGTTCCATTAGATTTTATAGAAGATGCGCTTGATCGGTATGAAGTGCCGCGTTTAGAAGTCACGCAAAATAAATTTGGAGAGCCCATTAGATTGATGCTTGTTTCTTATCCGCAAATTATGAATGATTATCATAGTTACGTTGAATATGAAACGCGTCCTTTAGCGATTATTTTATTGTCGAATAGAATTTTTACCATCTCGCCTAGTCATGTCCACTTTATTGAAAAATTGCAAATGAACCACTCAGAAGGGTCAATATCTAGTTCCCATATCTTATTGGATTTATTATGGGAGTTGACCCAAAGTTATGTTCAGATGATTATGGATATTGATAAAACAATAACAGATATGGAACAAAATATCATCAACACGACAAGAAACGAAGCTTTTTATAAACTGATCGCTATCCATAAAAATTTGGTCTATTTTGATACTGGTATTACTGAAAATCATGAGATTATAAAAAATTTAGTAGAGGAAGAAATTTTTTCCAACGACCGGGTTGAAAGAGAATTACTACATGACATTAAGGTTGCTTCCCGTCAAGCCTCAGTGATGGTTCGAGAATCAACGGATATGATTGATCATTTAAGCGAAGTTTTCTCAAGTGTTATTTCTAATAATTTAAATAATATTATGAAATTTTTGACCTCTCTCACAGTTGTCCTCACTATTCCAACTATTATCGGTTCTTTTTGGGGAATGAATGTGGGACTGCCATTAGATAATAGCCCATTCTCATTTTTTTTATTACTGGGTATTTCTATTCTAATTAGTATTGTGACTATCTTTTGGTTGAAGAAAAAAGATTATTTATGA